A region of the Ostrinia nubilalis chromosome 21, ilOstNubi1.1, whole genome shotgun sequence genome:
CTCGTACCCGGTTGGCTGAGCACTTTCCAAGGCAACATCATAGACCTGTTGAAAGCCATACGCTTGGACAACGCTCACGATGCTAAAGACTCGCAGTACGTCGCTGGAAAGCTGCTGGAGACATTGTTCAAGTGAGTAGATAACAGTTTGGAGCCAGTTTATTTATCAGATCGAACAAACACCATTAAGTCAAGCTATAAACAATGTTGTGACGTTTTAAAAGACAttgggaatatagttcccaccatattttgcACCTTATTCGCTTATCttaaggtccaaaaacaatgaaaatttcGATTATGTTATGACTGTTAAAGGGTTAACTGCTTGTAATACTACCTGAAGagttcctctttttttctgacACGACGTCATAAGTCTAAAGGCCTCCTATGCTATTTCGGACATCATGTGCATTCTTTTCAaccaacattttaaagacaGTGTTAAAATGGAAACGAAATGATAGTAGCCATTGCACCTTGGCAATAGCAGGGCGACGTCGTTTACATAATTTCAGGTATATATGTCACTGTTGCTCATGCTAGCATCTCACTAcgcgtgagagggatggaaaCATTCCTAACTCCGGATAACATTGTCAGAAGTAGCCATGCTGAGTTCGATCAACCCATGATTAttatggtgcgtccagactgAGCGAACGtgctcgcgcggcacgctggtcatcctgctcaccctgctattaagtgagcaggatgtcgagtttgccgcgcaagcccgttcgcccagtctggacgcaccattacTAAAATGATTTCTATATTTCTTCTAGACGTCTCCCAATATCCGAACTGCTGGAATGGCTGCCAACCGACAAGACTCTTCGGCTGATCCCAGCTGAGAAACTAAACAAGGAGACCGCGTGGTACTGGCGCCACCTGGCGGAGCATTTGCAGAAGATCGAAGACGATGAGACGCTGGAAACGGTGCTTCCAGACTTGGTGGTGCTCACTGGATATATTAAGGCGTAAGTGTCTCTTATTATTACGAATAATCAGACCTATAAGTTAGCAGAGTCACGCAGAGATGATCGATagtcaatatctttattgcattcCATGTTGTACATAAGGTCTTAAACAATCTATAGTTTCAAACATAGACCCAGTTTGGGCACAGcaacattgttttttattttaagaaagaATTTTGTTACAAACTTTAGCCACTTTAGTTCTTATAAACGTTACTTTAGATCTCATTTTCATCTATCAGCATAGAATCCCCACGCTGCACTGTAGATCTTATGTCAACTAGTTTAGATTCCATTTTCCTCTAACAGCGTAGTGGAATCCCCCTGCCCTTCGGAAAGCTCTGACCCTGTAGGGCCTAATACCCGTTTGTACATGCTGAACGAAATGcttttttacttacttttacctACCTCTACTATGCAAATAGTACCCTAAGATAGCAAGTTTTAGATCTCATTTTCCTCTAACAGCATAGTGGAATAGTTTTACCTACCTCTATTATTCAAATATGTGCCCTATGACAGCAGGTTTTAGATCTCATTTTCCTTTAACAGCATAGTAGAATAGTTTTACCTACCTCTATTATTCAAATATGTGCCCTATGACAGCAAGTTTTAGAGCTCATTTTCTTCTAACAGCATAGTGGAATAGTTTTACCTacagtcctctcaacttaagctgagaattgcatttgtgtgagtgcacaccgatagtttagagtggcaatcggcttgaagcgcggcgcgtcccgcgcatggtttattatagcaagcggcctgaagcgcggcgcgtccgccacgcaccgcttccttgtcgctcacatacttcacttcacccccggtactggtagcagatacagtcctatcaacttaagctgagaattgcatttgtgtgagtgatcgccaaaagtatagttagtaaaacacatacaaataaaattaatgttttattaaaaggaagtcCATAAAACACTAGGTACCAATTGGGCCGATGTAACGACACTTgacacatccttttaaataaatcaataaataaaaacaggtcctcgctcagcatatgccaaggtacgaagtacctcgacgctgatattctgcgagcaccgtttatagagagggcgtccagccagacttacaaaatacaacaaaaagacaagcaaatttataaaattacaaaataaaaacagactaaaaacttttcgttcACATCTTTAAAATACGTAGGTATTAAATTTGCATACTTTTACTTGGCTGCTTTATGGTTTTTGTACAGGAAATTCACTTacagtaggagccatttcaataatatttggatcacaattacttaaaattacacgtctatctgctaccagtaccgggggtgaagtgaagtatgtgAGCGGCAGGGAAGTGACgcgtggcggacgcgccgcgccTCAGGCCGCTTGCTATTAACTAGTATAAACCGGTTTAAACCATGCGCGGGACGCGCCGCGCCTCAAGCCGATTGCCACTCTACACTAtcggtgtgcactcacacaaatgcaattctcagcttaagttgagaggactgtacgtgtaattttatgtaattgtgttccaaatattagtgaaatggctcctactgtaagtgaatttcctgtacgaaatccattaagcagccaagtgaaagaaattttatgcaaattgaatacgtattttaaaggtgtgaacgaaaagtttttagtctgtttttattttgtaattttataaagtttgtctttttgttgtattATGTAAAGCTGGCTGGACGCCCTCTCtataaacggtgctcgcagaatatcagcgtcgaggtacttcgtgccttggcatatgctgagcgaggacctgtttttatttatttatttatttaaaaggatgtgtcaagtgtcgttacatcggcccaattggtagcaagtgttttatagacttccttttaataaaacattaattttatttgtatgtgttttactaacggtacttttggcgatcactcacacaaatgcaattctcagcttaagttgataggactgtaCCTCTATTATGCAAATATGTGCCTTATGGTAGCAAATTTTAGATCTCATTTTCCTCTAACAACATAGTGGAATAGTTTTACCTACCTCTATTATTCAAATATGTGCCCTATGACAGCAAGTTTTAGAGCTCATTTTCTTCTAACAGCATAGTGGAATAGTTTTACCTACCTCTATTATGCAAATATGtgccttgtgggcgctgcaggcttaaaggggggcggtaagagacccagaaaaacaatcgggacgttgtgtagaggcttgggaggcgtcatttactaggaggactcttagacaccgactgagcactcgacactcgactacaaatgggggcgctaaaaataatttattctcaaagtgggcattagacaaaataagtttgggaaccactgctgtAGGGCCTAGTACCCGCTTGTACATGCTGAACTAAAAtgctttttttttacattacttACTTCTATTATGCAAATATGTGCCTTATGGTACCAAGTTTTAGAGCTCATTTTCCTCTAACAGCATAGTGGAATCCCCCTGCCCGGCAGAAAGCTCGGACCCGATAGGATTCAGTACCCGCCAGCACGTGTTGCACGAGCTCGTGAGCATGCTCCGAGTGTACGACGCGGCCGACCCCGCCGGCGGCAAGGAGCTGCAAGCGCTGGTCACTCAAGCGCTCACTGGTGAGTGTTTTTATTACGTCATTCCTATAGAACAGCATAGTGGAATCCCCCTGCCCGGCAGAAAGCTCGGACCCGATAGGGTTCAGTACCCGCCAGCACGTGTTGCACGAGCTCGTGAGCATGCTCCGAGTGTACGACGCGGCCGACCCCGCCGGCGGCAAGGAGCTGCAAGCGCTGGTCACTCAAGCGCTCACTGGTAAGTGTTCCTATTACGTCATAGAATCGACAAGCTCTAAAGCGCTGCAATAGCAGGTACTAATAATGGTCAGTAGAATCTCACCCTATCACTTTTTGGTCGAAGGAAGCGCGTGGTGCGGAGAGTTTTATCCGAGCAAtctgagcgtcattattgtagggTGCGTGTGCCCTCATGGATAAtatagcgtgtaccgataacactcaaacattagcggaagaatggtggggtgcGTCTTCGTAAATGACACGATCTATACGTCATTCCTAATAACAGCATTGTGATAATTCAAGACGCTTAAGGCGCTGCAATAGCAGGTACTAATCTTGGTGAGTCTTACCTATTACGTCATTCCTAATAACAGCATTGGGGTAATTCAAGAAGCTTCTGGCGCTGAAGGTACTGCAGCAGCAGGTACTTATAGCCTCTCAAGCACTTACTGGTGTTACCTATTACGTCATTCGTATATAACAGCGTAGTAGGGGAATCCCTCTACCCACCCCGTAGGGTTCAGTACTCGCCAGCACGTGTTGCACGAGCTCGTGAGCATGCTCCGAGTGTACGACGCGGCCGACCCCGCCGGCGGCAAGCAGCTGCAAGCGCTGGTCACTCAAGCGCTCACTGGTAAGTGTTACTTTTATCTTGCTCCCAAGTACTTGATTCACTATTTGGATAGGATTTTGCGAATGAGGGGGAATAAAGGTAAAGGGAAGCACAATagatcccaatgggtcgacgtTCACTGCGTTCATGCGCGGCCCTAAAGCCtcgatcacacgtaccgagcaaacgggcgagacagtgctctcggccgagtactcggtgtgtatgaacattacgccgagtgctcgcCCGAGCGCTCGAGATGTGACTCGCTtacccaactgtctcgaccgagtaaacattttactgtctcgcccgataactcggtacgtgtgatcaaggcttaaaTAAGATAAGTGGAATCCTCCTACCCCTacctgtttacgtagtttctgTCACCGCAGCTCACGCTGGcgtctcgctttgcgtgagagggattgAAACGCATTCGAAACTTTGGATTACGGTTTTCGGAGTAACTTCATACATACATTCGTGTCTGTCTTATTAGAAGTTTCTAGAATACCTTTGTCTTTCGTTAGGCCCGCTGAGCTCTGACATCATACGCATGTTCGTGTCTTACCAGCTGGTTCTAGAATCCTCTATCTATTTCGCTAGGTGACTACGGCCCGCTCAGCTCTGACGTCATACGCGCGTTCGTATCAGCCCTCGAGATGGTTGTACCTGACCTGGCGCTTCGGCTGGAAATCATCAACGGCATGATATCGGCCCTGAGAGACCCGCCCGAACCAGAAACGATTGCTGCGCCTCCGCCGCCTGTGGATTGCGCTGAAGTTAAACTACAGGTATGCAAGCGAAAGATCGTGGATTATTAACCCGACAGAAGTTAgggattttttaattttcttaaattttCTTTGAGATGAAACTTTTATGTTGCACAGTTTAATATCAACCTATAGAAGTTTTTTGGGTGGATTTTACTATCGTAAGCGATTTTAGTAATACAATTCTATGAGAACTGTTCACTCAGAATCAGTCCAGCTAGTGCCAGAACTGTCTGAAAGGATCAAAGGCCCCTAaaaaaaaacgggactattcccacctctcgttcccaccactgcaactcctgtgtagccaggatctacagcttgaccgccacaaaaacccaaccaatgaaggtcaagtttgtcccgggggaaagttaaactgtcattggacccgcaacgaaattaatcagaagaacataggaggagttcgaaattaaggttcgacttccctccattgcaaagcggatgacaggtgacaaacaaaggtttaaaacctttaagaaaagattatcaAAGGCCCCTAGATACATTAgtgacagttttaatttcaaaatgacCTCATTTAACGAAGTGACTAATCCAATAAAATATATGAAAGATTTACGCTCGCTTCCCTTAACCctgtatttttaaagttaacacCAAAAcctggataaataaataaataattgtgtgTTTTAGCGCGCCAGACTTCGCGTATCCCTCAACGTAGCCATGGAAGCCCAAGAAGAAGCGGTCAGAGACCAAAATTATGTTCTCGCCGCCGAATGTAAAGCTAAGGTAACAAACaaactattttctttattattatttacatatttgatTGCCACGAATTGAATAACATTGAATATAATATCGTTTTAGGTGGAAGACATCCAAAAGAAGTTGGAAGATCTGAACGTTCAACCAACACCGCCACCTCCAGCCCCAATACCagtaagtaaaaaaaacttattaaatgaaaaacaaaagataTTTGGCATTCAGATAGTTTTACTTTTTACCCGATTTCGATACGCAAAGGAGGAGGGTAATGTGAGATCAAACGCGTgggctgttttttttttaatttatttaaaaaaaagattatcAGCAATTTTGATGATTCAAACGctaattcatttgttttaatctTGCGAATGTAACTAAAGATAAGTAGCATCGGTATATGTATATCAGCTATTACTCAAGTTTTCAGATTTCAGTTgttaatctatttttttatgtatttcagACAATAATGGAAAAAGTGTCTGATGCAGAAACCTTAAACAAATGCCTAACGATACTCAACAGTGCGTTAGACACGCCTCAACTCAAGACCGTGACTCCAATGTTAAGGATGATATTCAACGAATTAGAGGCAAGTATAGATATTTCAGATACAAAACGTATGAGAGTGGACGTAACTTTAGAAGCATTTAggttaattaaatgaaaagaGATCCTAATGCAGTGGGCATTCGATGTATATTTGATTGGCCTGAGGTAACTAATATCTTGCAAAGTAATTGACTTGATTTAAATAATAGAATAGTGCACCTTATGTCCACGACATTCGATTATATTTTGCGTTTCCAACAATTGTGCTTTTCTCTGAACTGTGCAGTCTCTCTGCatactttcaaataaaaaaatatttattatacttacaGGTGGAAATATTCCAAAACCCAGAAGTGCTAGAAAATGCTCTAGAAACCGTGGCGTTATTTGGTATGCTCGATAAGGAGTTTGCGAAAGAAAACAAAGCTTTCTTCTTTGCTAATGTGAGTActctttaaaattttttgtaataaattatatcgATAAGTTAGCCTCCTGCTATTTCTTACTACAAAAAAGTAGCAAGAATACACTTAAAAACTGCACTACGCACAGTACCAATGTGAATGTTTTAGTCACGAGCACTAAAAACTCTTCGTAATTTATTCCGCTGTAATAAGATTTACATTCCAATAACCTTAAAAGTCACCAGCCGGGCGAAGATACgagccgtgataaaatcttatcgatgattttagacgacaaatgtatgggatTATCGCGTTGAAatcgataaaagcttatcgcggcATGTATCTTACCTAGACCTACAGTAATAATTTCTCCACAGCTAATAGACACGTCAAACGAGCCAATCGTGACGACAGTACTAAAGTGCATAGTGGATCTCCTTTGCGTGCACGGTGCGAAAGTTTTCGAAGACGACGCGTCTGAGTCGCAGCGCCCAGACGAGTCGAAAGCGAAGAGCAAGCGAAGCACGTACTCTCACTCTATAGACGCGATCGATGAGGATGGTGAGTAGGTGATATCTAGTAAAGTCTGGtcgataagaatgggtagcttgaggtcattgtacgaaattttATCTGCTCGGTGTATCATGTAATGGCATCTTACGcagttgtaataagtgcgttTTTGCGATTTGTGAGatgattgatataaattttttacaGGTAGTATTTCCGAATCTGTGATATCACTGACACCAACTCACAGTACCGTCATCGAACTACTATTGAAAATAATGGACAGCACGGTaagactttttcttttttaaatagtgcattttaaaataataatggcgATTTAATGCACACTTGGAAGGATTTCCAAATCTTAAACCAATTATACTTATGCTACTCCAGACTAGATGCTATAAGAAATCGCTCTTAAAACATGTTTTCACATCTCTTTTATTACCAAACGCCTTAAAtgagagaaacacgggtctcaacgcgacattttttgtacgagttacataattatgtactcacggcttgacgtttcggttgCTATGCTGCAGTTCTATTTTAGTTggaatggaacgcgaaagtttaaaatcgtCAAATAGTAATGTGTACCTTAATGATTACTTACATAAGTACGCAATTTCAGTGCGCAACGTATCGGCTGATAATAGTGGAAGGTCTATGCCGTTTGCTACACCTTGGCCATCTGGAGTCCCCGGCGATACTCAGCCGCCTTATGTTGCTTTGGTTCAATCCTGCTACAGGTATGTGTTAAAATTcggtcaaaccaacgcgtgcaacttgcgtgcgcgatggcgatcaaatGTTGTGtgtgaatttgtagcgatgagttcacatcaacgcgtcctgtcattggtcgcggcgatctatgcacgcgcagtgatcgccatcgccgacgcgatctacacgcgttggtttggctgaagcttatTCAGTAAAACTTTCGTAAACTCACTATTCTGAAAACCTGTTTTCTTACCAAAAGCATAAGTAATAAATATCCATGAAAGGTTCCAAATTCTTCCGCTGTTAACGCCTCTTATCACTGTTACTCCCAGTGCTATCCTCTATCTCTGGGATGAGCCTAGGCCCGGTTTTCACCAAGGCTAGGCGGAGCGAAGAAGAGTCGGGCGGacgaatttttctatagaatttaacagcggcggcggcgtgacGCAGAGTGGAGctgtgcggagcggagaagatgAAGTGAAATGGgattggttatttaaaaaaaaaacatctgctCCGCTCcgtcttggtggaaaccgggccttagggaTATAGTGGTATTGCATGAAAAATCTCTTGCATATCTTTAACCAATGTATCATgatagtttttaaatatttttttagtggAAGAAGACATGCTGCGACAAACAATAGGAGTGTTCTTCCAAACTTTCCCCACTACAGTCGATGGTGCACAGGAGCAGATACAAGTTAGTATGAGTTACATTTTCTTAAATATTAGCACAAAGATATCTTCCTACCGTCAGggaagaaaaaaatacttggGACTATGCTTGTGACATAATTTGTAAGACAGGAGTACAGGACAATGCGTGTGCTTCTTCGCggggtataaaaaactcaatgtCATGTGATGATTGGAATGTCCCACGTGTTCTATTTGAAAATTGCATGCCTTACCAGACGAAAGAGTGCTTGTATCTTGTTTTTACCTTCACACTTTCTGCCatgttttaacaaaaataaaaaacattttaaatctaTTAATTTCTAGAAAGCAACGCTTCCCACACTGCGTGCCCTAGCCAACGCTCCCTCGAGTTCGCCGCTTGCTGAAATCGACCAAGAG
Encoded here:
- the LOC135082392 gene encoding condensin complex subunit 3-like, which translates into the protein MLRVYDAADPAGGKELQALVTQALTGDYGPLSSDVIRAFVSALEMVVPDLALRLEIINGMISALRDPPEPETIAAPPPPVDCAEVKLQRARLRVSLNVAMEAQEEAVRDQNYVLAAECKAKVEDIQKKLEDLNVQPTPPPPAPIPTIMEKVSDAETLNKCLTILNSALDTPQLKTVTPMLRMIFNELEVEIFQNPEVLENALETVALFGMLDKEFAKENKAFFFANLIDTSNEPIVTTVLKCIVDLLCVHGAKVFEDDASESQRPDESKAKSKRSTYSHSIDAIDEDGSISESVISLTPTHSTVIELLLKIMDSTCATYRLIIVEGLCRLLHLGHLESPAILSRLMLLWFNPATVEEDMLRQTIGVFFQTFPTTVDGAQEQIQKATLPTLRALANAPSSSPLAEIDQEAVVRFIVSLTRVNHEVIDSQGVMAMTLCNYIVRRPSSTEVGLACRMLALLSPPRDGQLAIELAAMLRDLCASSAQCAKLKYTVVIKFLKKRNKTLTVTFEEMSTVNGESWPSFDIMKDWIR